The following coding sequences lie in one Glycine soja cultivar W05 chromosome 16, ASM419377v2, whole genome shotgun sequence genomic window:
- the LOC114389591 gene encoding NAC domain-containing protein 83-like, producing MEVLNPIEGKTYKLPVGYRFDPSDEILAGYYLRKRIMAQPSPNDLIQDCDVYQTVPWELPGGGSKNLNWQRFFFHDLRTRVFENLNKREAGNGQWRTIEKAQDFELSKEQVVARKNVLAFWEAKGNGFAKSNWVMHEFRLVSKSHPSMVSAMAVYRIFKTKKEGRKGKKAKRSEGETSSSSSSEEEAMDETPIVIDFTMENGTVTGPPSPATSEAS from the exons ATGGAAGTCTTAAACCCGATTGAAGGCAAGACCTACAAGCTCCCAGTTGGATACAGATTTGATCCAAGTGATGAAATTCTTGCTGGTTACTATCTCAGGAAGAGGATCATGGCCCAACCATCCCCTAATGACCTCATTCAAGACTGTGATGTTTACCAAACAGTGCCTTGGGAGCTGCCAGGAG GTGGTAGTAAGAATTTGAATTGGCAGAGGTTTTTCTTCCATGATTTGAGGACCCGTGTGTTCGAAAACCTCAACAAGAGAGAAGCCGGGAACGGTCAATGGAGAACAATAGAGAAAGCTCAAGATTTTGAGCTCTCTAAAGAACAGGTTGTTGCAAGAAAGAACGTTTTGGCTTTCTGGGAAGCCAAGGGCAATGGTTTTGCCAAATCGAATTGGGTGATGCATGAATTTCGCCTCGTCTCGAAATCGCATCCTTCCATG GTGTCAGCTATGGCTGTGTATCGCATATTCAAGAcgaagaaggaaggaagaaagggaAAGAAGGCAAAAAGGTCTGAAGGGGAGACCTCTAGCAGCAGCAGCAGTGAGGAAGAAGCTATGGATGAGACACCCATTGTCATTGATTTCACAATGGAGAATGGCACTGTGACTGGTCCTCCCTCTCCTGCTACCAGTGAAGCTTCCTAA